From the Bos taurus isolate L1 Dominette 01449 registration number 42190680 breed Hereford chromosome 22, ARS-UCD2.0, whole genome shotgun sequence genome, one window contains:
- the PCBP4 gene encoding poly(rC)-binding protein 4 gives MSGSDAGLEEEPELSITLTLRMLMHGKEVGSIIGKKGETVKRIREQSSARITISEGSCPERITTITGSTAAVFHAVSMIAFKLDEDLCAAPANGGNVSRPPVTLRLVIPASQCGSLIGKAGTKIKEIRETTGAQVQVAGDLLPNSTERAVTVSGVPDAIILCVRQICAVILESPPKGATIPYHPSLSLGTVLLSTNQGFSVQGQYGTVTPAEVTKLQQLSGHAVPFASPSMVPGLDPSTQTSSQEFLVPNDLIGCVIGRQGSKISEIRQMSGAHIKIGNQAEGAGERHVTITGSPVSIALAQYLITACLETAKSTSGGTPGSAPTDLPAPFSPPLTALPTAPPGLLGTPYAISLSNFIGLKPVPFLALPPASPGPPPGLAAYTAKMAAANGSKKAERQKFSPY, from the exons ATGAGTGGCTCAGATgcggggctggaggaggagccaGAGCTCAGCATCACCCTCACACTTCGGATGCTGATGCACGGGAAG GAGGTGGGCAGCATAATTGGGAAG AAAGGAGAGACTGTAAAGCGAATCCGGGAACAG AGCAGTGCCCGGATCACCATCTCTGAGGGCTCCTGCCCTGAGcgcatcaccaccatcactggGTCTACAGCAGCCGTCTTCCACGCGGTCTCCATGATCGCCTTCAAGCTGGATGAG GACCTCTGCGCTGCTCCTGCAAACGGAGGGAATGTCTCCAGGCCTCCAGTGACCCTGCGCCTTGTCATCCCTGCAAGCCAGTGTGGCTCGCTGATTGGGAAGGCGGGCACCAAGATCAAGGAGATCAGAGAG ACTACAGGTGCCCAGGTGCAGGTGGCAGGGGACCTGCTCCCCAACTCCACAGAGCGTGCTGTCACCGTGTCCGGGGTGCCTGATGCCATCATCCTGTGTGTGCGCCAGATCTGTGCTGTCATCCTGGAG TCCCCACCCAAAGGAGCCACTATCCCATACCATCCAAGCCTCTCCTTAGGTACTGTGCTTCTCTCCACCAACCAG GGGTTCTCTGTCCAGGGTCAGTATGGCACTGTGACTCCAGCTGAG GTCACCAAGCTCCAGCAGCTCTCGGGCCATGCAGTCCCCTTCGCCTCACCCAGCATGGTGCCAG GACTGGATCCTAGCACACAGACCAGCTCACAGGAGTTCTTGGTTCCCAACGAC ctgaTTGGCTGCGTGATCGGGCGCCAGGGCAGCAAGATCAGTGAGATCCGGCAGATGTCAGGGGCACATATCAAGATCGGGAACCAAGCCGAGGGTGCTGGTGAGCGGCACGTGACCATCACTGGTTCACCTGTCTCCATCGCCCTGGCCCAGTACCTCATCACTGCCTG TCTAGAAACGGCCAAGTCTACCTCTGGGGGGACACCCGGCTCGGCCCCCACAGACCTGCCTGCCCCTTTCTCGCCACCCCTGACGGCCCTGCCCACCGCTCCCCCAGGCCTGCTGGGCACGCCCTATGCCATCTCCCTCTCCAACTTCATCGGCCTCAAGCCCGTACCCTTCTTGGCTCTACCACCTGCCTCCCCAGGGCCACCGCCGGGCTTGGCGGCCTACACTGCCAAGATGGCAGCGGCCAATGGGAGCAAGAAAGCTGAGCGGCAGAAATTCTCCCCCTACTGA
- the ACY1 gene encoding aminoacylase-1: MASEGREGEHPSVTLFRQYLRIRTLQPEPDYGAAVAFFEERALQLGLGCQKVEEYWSHDPFEAFKDADGYIYGRGAQDMKCVSIQYLEAVRRLKAEGHHFPRTIHLTFVPDEEIGGHQGMELFVKRPEFQALRAGFALDEGLANPTDAFTVFYSERSPWWVRVTSTGKPGHGSRFIEDTAAEKLHKVVSSILAFREKERQRLQSDPQLKEGAVTSVNLTILEGGVAYNVVPATMSASFDFRVAPDVDLKAFEGQLQDWCQAAGEGVTFEFAQKWTEPQVTPTDDSDPWWAAFSGACKDMNLTLEPEIFPAATDSRYLRAVGVPALGFSPMNRTPILLHDHDERLHEAVFLRGVDIYTRLLPALASVPVLPSES, from the exons ATGGCCAGCGAGGGTAGAGAGGGCGAGCACCCATCCGTGACTCTCTTCCGTCAGTACCTGCGCATCCGAACCCTCCAGCCCGAGCCGGACTATG GGGCAGCCGTGGCCTTCTTTGAGGAGAGAGCCCTCCAGCTAGGCCTGGGCTGTCAGAAAGTGGAG GAATATTGGAGTCATGATCCCTTTGAGGCCTTCAAGGATGCAGACGGCTACATCTATGGCAGGGGCGCCCAGGACATGAAGTGTGTCAGCATCCA ATACCTGGAGGCTGTGAGGAGGCTGAAGGCTGAAGGCCACCATTTCCCCAGAACCATCCATTTGACCTTTGTGCCAG atgaggagattgGGGGTCACCAAGGCATGGAGCTGTTTGTGAAGCGGCCTGAGTTCCAGGCCCTGAGGGCTGGCTTTGCCCTGGATGAGG GCCTGGCCAACCCCACTGATGCCTTCACTGTCTTTTACAGTGAGCGGAGCCCCTGGT GGGTACGGGTCACCAGCACTGGGAAGCCGGGCCATGGCTCGCGATTCATCGAGGACACAGCAGCGGAGAAGCTG CACAAGGTTGTGAGCTCCATCCTGGCTTTTCGGGAGAAGGAGAGGCAGAG GCTGCAGTCAGACCCTCAACTGAAGGAGGGGGCTGTGACCTCCGTGAACCTGACTATCTTAGAGGGCGGCGTGGCCTATAACGTGGTACCTGCCACCATGAGTGCCAGCTTTGACTTCCGTGTGGCCCCGGATGTGGACCTGAAG GCTTTCGAGGGGCAGCTGCAGGACTGGTGCCAGGCAGCTGGCGAGGGGGTCACCTTCGAGTTTGCTCAG AAGTGGACAGAGCCCCAAGTGACACCTACTGATGACTCAGACCCTTGGTGGGCAGCATTTAGCGGGGCCTGCAAAGACAT GAACCTCACTCTGGAGCCAGAGATCTTCCCCGCTGCCACGGACAGCCGCTATCTTCGCGCG GTAGGGGTCCCAGCTCTGGGCTTCTCACCCATGAACCGCACGCCCATACTGCTCCATGACCACGATGAACGGCTGCACGAGGCCGTATTCCTCCGTGGGGTAGACATATATACTCGGCTGCTGCCTGCCCTGGCCAGTGTGCCGGTTCTGCCCAGTGAAAGCTGA
- the PCBP4 gene encoding poly(rC)-binding protein 4 isoform X2: protein MSGSDAGLEEEPELSITLTLRMLMHGKEVGSIIGKKGETVKRIREQSSARITISEGSCPERITTITGSTAAVFHAVSMIAFKLDEDLCAAPANGGNVSRPPVTLRLVIPASQCGSLIGKAGTKIKEIRETTGAQVQVAGDLLPNSTERAVTVSGVPDAIILCVRQICAVILESPPKGATIPYHPSLSLGTVLLSTNQGFSVQGQYGTVTPAEVTKLQQLSGHAVPFASPSMVPGLDPSTQTSSQEFLVPNDLIGCVIGRQGSKISEIRQMSGAHIKIGNQAEGAGERHVTITGSPVSIALAQYLITAWPAGHALCHLPLQLHRPQARTLLGSTTCLPRATAGLGGLHCQDGSGQWEQES, encoded by the exons ATGAGTGGCTCAGATgcggggctggaggaggagccaGAGCTCAGCATCACCCTCACACTTCGGATGCTGATGCACGGGAAG GAGGTGGGCAGCATAATTGGGAAG AAAGGAGAGACTGTAAAGCGAATCCGGGAACAG AGCAGTGCCCGGATCACCATCTCTGAGGGCTCCTGCCCTGAGcgcatcaccaccatcactggGTCTACAGCAGCCGTCTTCCACGCGGTCTCCATGATCGCCTTCAAGCTGGATGAG GACCTCTGCGCTGCTCCTGCAAACGGAGGGAATGTCTCCAGGCCTCCAGTGACCCTGCGCCTTGTCATCCCTGCAAGCCAGTGTGGCTCGCTGATTGGGAAGGCGGGCACCAAGATCAAGGAGATCAGAGAG ACTACAGGTGCCCAGGTGCAGGTGGCAGGGGACCTGCTCCCCAACTCCACAGAGCGTGCTGTCACCGTGTCCGGGGTGCCTGATGCCATCATCCTGTGTGTGCGCCAGATCTGTGCTGTCATCCTGGAG TCCCCACCCAAAGGAGCCACTATCCCATACCATCCAAGCCTCTCCTTAGGTACTGTGCTTCTCTCCACCAACCAG GGGTTCTCTGTCCAGGGTCAGTATGGCACTGTGACTCCAGCTGAG GTCACCAAGCTCCAGCAGCTCTCGGGCCATGCAGTCCCCTTCGCCTCACCCAGCATGGTGCCAG GACTGGATCCTAGCACACAGACCAGCTCACAGGAGTTCTTGGTTCCCAACGAC ctgaTTGGCTGCGTGATCGGGCGCCAGGGCAGCAAGATCAGTGAGATCCGGCAGATGTCAGGGGCACATATCAAGATCGGGAACCAAGCCGAGGGTGCTGGTGAGCGGCACGTGACCATCACTGGTTCACCTGTCTCCATCGCCCTGGCCCAGTACCTCATCACTGCCTG GCCTGCTGGGCACGCCCTATGCCATCTCCCTCTCCAACTTCATCGGCCTCAAGCCCGTACCCTTCTTGGCTCTACCACCTGCCTCCCCAGGGCCACCGCCGGGCTTGGCGGCCTACACTGCCAAGATGGCAGCGGCCAATGGGAGCAAGAAAGCTGA
- the RPL29 gene encoding large ribosomal subunit protein eL29, producing the protein MAKSKNHTTHNQSRKWHRNGIKKPRSQRYESLKGVDPKFLRNMRFAKKHNKKGLKKMQANNAKAMSARAEAVKALVKPKEIKPKMPTGGSRKLSRLAYIAHPKLGKRARARIAKGLRLCRPKSQAKASTKAKPPAAAAPAAKGAQAPTKAPE; encoded by the exons ATGGCCAAGTCCAAGAACCACACCACGCACAACCAGT CCCGAAAATGGCATAGAAACGGCATCAAGAAACCCCGATCACAACGATATGAATCTCTTAAGGGG GTAGACCCCAAGTTCCTGAGGAACATGCGCTTTGCCAAGAAGCACAACAAGAAGGGCCTGAAGAAGATGCAGGCCAACAATGCCAAGGCCATGAGTGCACGTGCTGAGGCTGTCAAGGCCCTCGTGAAGCCCAAGGAGATCAAGCCCAAGATGCCAACAGGTGGCAGCCGCAAGCTCAGCCGACTTGCCTACATCGCTCACCCCAAGCTGGGGAAGCGCGCTCGTGCTCGCATCGCCAAGGGCCTCAGGCTCTGCCGGCCAAAGTCCCAGGCCAAGGCTTCAACCAAGGCCAAGCCACCTGCGGCTGCGGCTCCAGCTGCCAAGGGTGCCCAGGCCCCCACCAAAGCTCCGGAGTAG
- the ACY1 gene encoding aminoacylase-1 isoform X1, whose product MASEGREGEHPSVTLFRQYLRIRTLQPEPDYGAAVAFFEERALQLGLGCQKVEVAPGRVVTVLTWPGTNPKLSSVLLNSHTDVVPVFQEYWSHDPFEAFKDADGYIYGRGAQDMKCVSIQYLEAVRRLKAEGHHFPRTIHLTFVPDEEIGGHQGMELFVKRPEFQALRAGFALDEGLANPTDAFTVFYSERSPWWVRVTSTGKPGHGSRFIEDTAAEKLHKVVSSILAFREKERQRLQSDPQLKEGAVTSVNLTILEGGVAYNVVPATMSASFDFRVAPDVDLKAFEGQLQDWCQAAGEGVTFEFAQKWTEPQVTPTDDSDPWWAAFSGACKDMNLTLEPEIFPAATDSRYLRAVGVPALGFSPMNRTPILLHDHDERLHEAVFLRGVDIYTRLLPALASVPVLPSES is encoded by the exons ATGGCCAGCGAGGGTAGAGAGGGCGAGCACCCATCCGTGACTCTCTTCCGTCAGTACCTGCGCATCCGAACCCTCCAGCCCGAGCCGGACTATG GGGCAGCCGTGGCCTTCTTTGAGGAGAGAGCCCTCCAGCTAGGCCTGGGCTGTCAGAAAGTGGAG GTGGCACCTGGCCGTGTAGTGACTGTGTTAACCTGGCCAGGCACCAACCCCAAACTCTCCTCCGTCTTGCTCAACTCCCATACGGATGTGGTTCCTGTCTTCCAG GAATATTGGAGTCATGATCCCTTTGAGGCCTTCAAGGATGCAGACGGCTACATCTATGGCAGGGGCGCCCAGGACATGAAGTGTGTCAGCATCCA ATACCTGGAGGCTGTGAGGAGGCTGAAGGCTGAAGGCCACCATTTCCCCAGAACCATCCATTTGACCTTTGTGCCAG atgaggagattgGGGGTCACCAAGGCATGGAGCTGTTTGTGAAGCGGCCTGAGTTCCAGGCCCTGAGGGCTGGCTTTGCCCTGGATGAGG GCCTGGCCAACCCCACTGATGCCTTCACTGTCTTTTACAGTGAGCGGAGCCCCTGGT GGGTACGGGTCACCAGCACTGGGAAGCCGGGCCATGGCTCGCGATTCATCGAGGACACAGCAGCGGAGAAGCTG CACAAGGTTGTGAGCTCCATCCTGGCTTTTCGGGAGAAGGAGAGGCAGAG GCTGCAGTCAGACCCTCAACTGAAGGAGGGGGCTGTGACCTCCGTGAACCTGACTATCTTAGAGGGCGGCGTGGCCTATAACGTGGTACCTGCCACCATGAGTGCCAGCTTTGACTTCCGTGTGGCCCCGGATGTGGACCTGAAG GCTTTCGAGGGGCAGCTGCAGGACTGGTGCCAGGCAGCTGGCGAGGGGGTCACCTTCGAGTTTGCTCAG AAGTGGACAGAGCCCCAAGTGACACCTACTGATGACTCAGACCCTTGGTGGGCAGCATTTAGCGGGGCCTGCAAAGACAT GAACCTCACTCTGGAGCCAGAGATCTTCCCCGCTGCCACGGACAGCCGCTATCTTCGCGCG GTAGGGGTCCCAGCTCTGGGCTTCTCACCCATGAACCGCACGCCCATACTGCTCCATGACCACGATGAACGGCTGCACGAGGCCGTATTCCTCCGTGGGGTAGACATATATACTCGGCTGCTGCCTGCCCTGGCCAGTGTGCCGGTTCTGCCCAGTGAAAGCTGA
- the ABHD14A gene encoding protein ABHD14A: MSRSQVALLGLGLGLLFMLLLYVGLPGPPEQTSWLWGDSNVTILAGLTPGSSPIFYREVLPFHRAHRVDVVLLHGKAFSSRTWEQLGTLQLLAQRGYRAVALDLPGFGNSAPSKEASTEAGRAELLERVLQDLNVQNAVLVSPSLSGRYALPFLMRGHHQLRGFVPIAPASTQNYTQEQFQAVKTPTLILYGELDRTLARESLRQLRHLPNHATVKLRNAGHACYLHKPQDFHLELLAFLDHLL; encoded by the exons ATGAGCCGGTCCCAGGTTGCCctgctgggcctgggcctgggcctgctGTTCATGCTGCTGCTATATGTGGGGCTGCCAGGACCCCCTGAGCAGACCTCCTGGCTCTGGGGAGACTCCAATGTCACGATCCTGGCTGGTCTCACCCCTGGCAGCTCCCCCATTTTTTACCGTGAGGTGCTCCCATTCCACCGGGCCCACAG GGTGGATGTGGTGCTGCTCCACGGAAAGGCCTTTAGCTCCCGGACGTGGGAGCAGCTGGGCACACTGCAGCTGCTGGCACAGAGGGGCTACCGGGCTGTGGCCCTTGACCTTCCAG GTTTTGGGAACTCGGCACCTTCAAAGGAGGCAAGCACAGAGGCAGGGCGGGCAGAGCTGTTGGAGCGAGTGCTGCAGGACCTAAATGTGCAGAACGCTGTGTTGGTGAGCCCTTCACTGAGTGGCCGCTATGCCCTGCCCTTCCTGATGCGAGGCCACCACCAGCTGCGTGGATTCGTGCCCATTGCACCTGCCTCCACCCAGAACTACACCCAGGAACAATTCCAGGCCGTGAAG ACTCCGACTCTCATCCTGTATGGGGAGCTGGACCGCACCCTGGCTCGGGAGTCACTGCGGCAGCTCCGCCACCTGCCCAACCACGCCACGGTGAAGTTGCGCAATGCAGGCCACGCCTGCTACCTCCACAAGCCACAAGACTTCCACCTCGAACTTCTTGCTTTCCTTGACCATCTACTGTGA
- the ABHD14B gene encoding putative protein-lysine deacylase ABHD14B → MAGVEQREGAIQVQGQSLFFREALPGGGQAARFSVLLLHGIRFSSETWQNLGTLHRLAQAGYRAVAIDLPGLGRSKEAKAPAPIGELVPSSFLAAVVDALDLGPPVVISPSLSGMYSLPFLTAPGSQLRGYVPVAPICTDKINAADYARVKASVLIVYGDQDPMGQTSFEHLKQLPNHRVLVMEGAGHPCYLDKPEEWHTGLLDFLQGLA, encoded by the exons ATGGCAGGCGTGGAGCAGCGCGAGGGCGCCATCCAGGTGCAGGGCCAGAGCCTCTTCTTCCGAGAGGCTCTCCCTGGCGGTGGGCAGGCCGCCCGCTTCTCTGTGCTGCTGTTGCATGGCATACGCTTCTCCTCCGAGACTTGGCAGAACCTGGGCACGCTGCACagactggcccaggctggctacCGGGCTGTGGCCATTGACCTGCCAG GTCTGGGGCGCTCCAAGGAAGCAAAAGCACCTGCCCCTATTGGGGAGCTGGTCCCCAGCAGCTTCCTGGCAGCTGTGGTGGATGCTTTGGATCTGGGCCCCCCAGTCGTGATCAGCCCATCATTGAGTGGCATGTACTCCCTGCCCTTCCTCACGGCCCCAGGCTCCCAGCTCCGGGGCTACGTGCCAGTGGCCCCCATCTGCACTGACAAAATCAATGCTGCCGACTATGCCAGAGTGAAG gcATCAGTTCTTATCGTTTATGGAGACCAAGACCCCATGGGTCAGACCAGCTTTGAGCACCTGAAACAGCTGCCCAACCACCGGGTGTTGGTCATGGAGGGGGCGGGGCACCCCTGTTACCTTGACAAACCCGAGGAGTGGCATACAGGGCTGCTGGATTTCCTGCAGGGGCTAGCATGA
- the PCBP4 gene encoding poly(rC)-binding protein 4 isoform X3: protein MSGSDAGLEEEPELSITLTLRMLMHGKEVGSIIGKKGETVKRIREQSSARITISEGSCPERITTITGSTAAVFHAVSMIAFKLDEDLCAAPANGGNVSRPPVTLRLVIPASQCGSLIGKAGTKIKEIRETTGAQVQVAGDLLPNSTERAVTVSGVPDAIILCVRQICAVILESPPKGATIPYHPSLSLGTVLLSTNQGFSVQGQYGTVTPAEVTKLQQLSGHAVPFASPSMVPGLDPSTQTSSQEFLVPNDLIGCVIGRQGSKISEIRQMSGAHIKIGNQAEGAGERHVTITGSPVSIALAQYLITAWATAGLGGLHCQDGSGQWEQES from the exons ATGAGTGGCTCAGATgcggggctggaggaggagccaGAGCTCAGCATCACCCTCACACTTCGGATGCTGATGCACGGGAAG GAGGTGGGCAGCATAATTGGGAAG AAAGGAGAGACTGTAAAGCGAATCCGGGAACAG AGCAGTGCCCGGATCACCATCTCTGAGGGCTCCTGCCCTGAGcgcatcaccaccatcactggGTCTACAGCAGCCGTCTTCCACGCGGTCTCCATGATCGCCTTCAAGCTGGATGAG GACCTCTGCGCTGCTCCTGCAAACGGAGGGAATGTCTCCAGGCCTCCAGTGACCCTGCGCCTTGTCATCCCTGCAAGCCAGTGTGGCTCGCTGATTGGGAAGGCGGGCACCAAGATCAAGGAGATCAGAGAG ACTACAGGTGCCCAGGTGCAGGTGGCAGGGGACCTGCTCCCCAACTCCACAGAGCGTGCTGTCACCGTGTCCGGGGTGCCTGATGCCATCATCCTGTGTGTGCGCCAGATCTGTGCTGTCATCCTGGAG TCCCCACCCAAAGGAGCCACTATCCCATACCATCCAAGCCTCTCCTTAGGTACTGTGCTTCTCTCCACCAACCAG GGGTTCTCTGTCCAGGGTCAGTATGGCACTGTGACTCCAGCTGAG GTCACCAAGCTCCAGCAGCTCTCGGGCCATGCAGTCCCCTTCGCCTCACCCAGCATGGTGCCAG GACTGGATCCTAGCACACAGACCAGCTCACAGGAGTTCTTGGTTCCCAACGAC ctgaTTGGCTGCGTGATCGGGCGCCAGGGCAGCAAGATCAGTGAGATCCGGCAGATGTCAGGGGCACATATCAAGATCGGGAACCAAGCCGAGGGTGCTGGTGAGCGGCACGTGACCATCACTGGTTCACCTGTCTCCATCGCCCTGGCCCAGTACCTCATCACTGCCTG GGCCACCGCCGGGCTTGGCGGCCTACACTGCCAAGATGGCAGCGGCCAATGGGAGCAAGAAAGCTGA